The proteins below are encoded in one region of Spirochaeta isovalerica:
- a CDS encoding MATE family efflux transporter: MNNENTEQMENADHGEMARREVPGMFEGPILPLIARLSLPVLAGMLFQLLYNIVDTIWVSRIDLNDPSFVGGTGLIFPVIFFFMALASGVSVGVSSLVARAIGEKNREVLNKIAESGLIMAIILSIICMGTVYGFGPQIVRAMGAEGDYYKHGLNYLLWVTPVALFAFVGNVFFGIFQGEGLMKHMMVAMIIGTVVNIVLDPVFIFALNLDVRGAAIATGLAQFISLIYALSIFAAKKTLVPISWSISNVRLEIIKKITVIGLPQAMGQITMSIAFLLLNRLVVSIDPLAMTAYSLCGRLDQIVLMPSFALAAAMITIVGQNAGRGNLKRADHAVKVGYAAGFVVVFSFAIVMIALARFIYPLFSNIEEVVNYAVRQTYTVELFFSLAVVGIINRSVFQAIGYPMPAFFITLMRVLIVSVPAAYLYVGVFNMGIYGVWFGMATGIVLSFIVSLVWVRYVMRGLLNGTREIRHT, from the coding sequence ATGAATAACGAAAATACAGAACAGATGGAAAACGCCGATCACGGCGAAATGGCCAGAAGAGAAGTACCGGGCATGTTTGAAGGACCGATTCTGCCTCTTATCGCGAGATTGTCTCTTCCCGTGCTGGCGGGAATGCTATTCCAGCTTTTATACAACATAGTTGATACGATCTGGGTCAGCCGCATCGATCTCAATGACCCCTCCTTTGTCGGCGGGACGGGACTGATTTTTCCGGTCATTTTCTTTTTTATGGCATTGGCTTCAGGGGTTTCCGTCGGAGTGTCTTCACTTGTGGCCCGGGCCATCGGTGAAAAGAACAGAGAAGTTCTGAACAAGATCGCCGAATCGGGCCTTATTATGGCTATTATACTTTCAATAATCTGTATGGGAACGGTTTACGGCTTCGGCCCCCAGATTGTCAGAGCCATGGGAGCGGAAGGCGATTACTACAAACACGGCCTGAATTACCTTCTCTGGGTAACACCCGTCGCCCTTTTCGCGTTTGTGGGAAATGTGTTTTTCGGGATTTTCCAGGGCGAGGGACTCATGAAACACATGATGGTGGCTATGATCATCGGTACGGTCGTGAACATCGTTCTGGACCCGGTTTTCATCTTCGCCCTGAATCTGGACGTCAGAGGCGCCGCCATCGCCACGGGACTGGCCCAGTTTATTTCACTCATATACGCCCTGAGCATTTTCGCCGCTAAAAAAACCCTGGTCCCCATCAGCTGGTCAATCAGCAATGTCCGACTGGAAATCATCAAAAAGATCACAGTAATCGGATTACCTCAGGCCATGGGACAGATAACCATGTCCATAGCCTTCCTCCTGCTGAACAGGCTGGTGGTTTCCATCGATCCGCTTGCCATGACGGCCTATTCCCTCTGCGGAAGGCTCGATCAGATCGTTCTGATGCCCAGCTTCGCCCTGGCCGCCGCCATGATTACCATCGTGGGACAGAATGCGGGACGGGGTAACCTGAAAAGAGCCGATCATGCGGTAAAAGTGGGCTATGCCGCGGGATTTGTGGTTGTATTCTCATTTGCAATTGTCATGATAGCGCTTGCCAGATTCATCTACCCTCTTTTCTCCAATATTGAAGAAGTGGTCAATTATGCGGTCAGACAGACTTATACAGTTGAACTTTTCTTCAGTCTCGCCGTAGTGGGTATAATCAACCGAAGCGTTTTCCAGGCCATCGGCTACCCGATGCCGGCCTTTTTTATCACGCTGATGCGGGTTCTTATCGTATCGGTCCCGGCAGCCTATCTCTATGTGGGCGTTTTTAACATGGGGATTTACGGTGTCTGGTTCGGTATGGCGACCGGGATCGTGTTATCTTTCATAGTCAGTTTGGTCTGGGTCCGCTATGTTATGAGGGGTCTGCTCAACGGAACAAGAGAAATCAGACACACATAA
- a CDS encoding ATP-binding cassette domain-containing protein, with product MSSLKVESLSMSYGRNRVLSGAYFHLDKSEITSVVGRNGCGKSTLLKAMLGLFADSCESLFIEGQYISKKERMLYCAYLSQHSFLPKNVKVKKLLKIFLPDEQAKALMMDDRISGLLEQNAVSLSGGGLRYLEFLMIASLDRKAYFFDEPFSGIEPIYIKHIKKKLLDLKSRGRYILITDHDYHSVRGVSDRIWLSRSGRFEMAVDPDQFLIDRGYLPAAQKE from the coding sequence ATGAGTTCATTGAAAGTGGAAAGCCTATCCATGTCTTACGGAAGGAACCGCGTGCTTTCCGGAGCGTATTTCCATTTGGACAAAAGTGAAATCACCAGCGTTGTCGGACGGAATGGCTGCGGTAAATCGACTCTTCTGAAGGCTATGCTCGGATTATTTGCCGATAGCTGCGAAAGCCTTTTTATCGAGGGACAATATATCTCCAAAAAGGAGAGAATGCTTTATTGCGCCTATCTGTCCCAGCACTCCTTTCTGCCTAAAAACGTCAAAGTAAAGAAGTTGCTAAAGATCTTTCTGCCTGATGAACAAGCAAAAGCCCTGATGATGGACGACCGTATTTCCGGGCTGCTTGAACAGAACGCTGTCAGCCTGTCGGGAGGAGGGCTCCGGTACCTCGAGTTTCTCATGATCGCATCGTTAGACCGGAAGGCGTACTTTTTCGATGAGCCCTTCAGCGGCATTGAACCTATTTACATTAAACATATTAAAAAGAAACTTCTTGATCTGAAGAGCAGGGGACGGTATATTCTCATAACGGACCACGATTACCATTCGGTGCGGGGCGTTTCCGATCGCATCTGGCTCTCCCGTTCGGGACGTTTTGAAATGGCCGTCGATCCCGATCAGTTTCTTATCGATCGCGGATATCTTCCCGCTGCGCAGAAGGAATGA
- a CDS encoding GNAT family N-acetyltransferase has product MDWKIETSGRERLDIIKPLWEKLNEIHRHDSRHFRDYYSGFTFEERIKGFAELPAEDFLLQIVHVKDTPLGYCISTVRGNDGEIDSLYLEEDMRGSGLGSHLVEQAMLWMREKKCSRFRVSVADGHESVLEFYGKLGFLPRLSVLEYSGD; this is encoded by the coding sequence GTGGACTGGAAGATCGAAACATCAGGCAGGGAGCGACTCGATATCATTAAGCCTCTTTGGGAGAAACTTAATGAAATTCACAGGCATGATTCCCGGCATTTCAGGGACTATTACAGCGGATTTACTTTCGAAGAACGGATCAAAGGTTTCGCAGAACTTCCTGCTGAGGATTTCCTGCTTCAGATTGTCCACGTGAAGGATACTCCGCTTGGCTATTGCATCTCAACGGTTAGAGGAAATGATGGTGAAATTGATTCCCTCTATCTTGAGGAGGATATGAGAGGATCAGGACTGGGCAGCCATCTGGTCGAACAGGCCATGCTCTGGATGCGAGAGAAGAAATGCAGCCGCTTTCGCGTATCGGTTGCCGACGGTCATGAGTCTGTTCTCGAGTTTTACGGGAAGCTGGGTTTTCTTCCCAGGCTTTCGGTACTGGAATACTCCGGGGACTGA
- a CDS encoding TspO/MBR family protein has product MTKFSKIAVPVSFLAMITINALANILPINGITTGEISDALPNLFTPAGYTFAIWGFIYILLGIFTFKYITFNFTEAENGAADSVRYIGWLFVISSLLNSFWILAWHYHKVFLSLLIMILLFVTLMLIELRIKKAAFGDKVKQWVKPTLSVYFGWITVATVANVSAWLVSIGWNGGGIAPEIWMMILLPVVAVIGTAALIRIVCPAYGMVLIWSYIGILVKHAGGSGYGGEYRGVIIMVIISLLMIVAGIVYTAVRMAKK; this is encoded by the coding sequence ATGACAAAATTCAGTAAGATCGCTGTACCTGTTTCCTTCCTGGCCATGATAACCATAAATGCCCTGGCTAATATCCTTCCAATCAATGGAATCACGACCGGCGAGATTTCCGATGCGCTCCCGAACCTGTTCACACCGGCGGGATACACTTTCGCCATTTGGGGATTTATATACATACTTCTGGGCATTTTCACATTCAAGTACATCACTTTCAATTTTACAGAAGCGGAAAACGGCGCAGCTGATTCTGTCCGCTATATCGGTTGGCTTTTTGTCATTTCATCTTTATTAAACAGCTTCTGGATTCTGGCCTGGCACTACCATAAAGTTTTCCTCTCCCTGCTGATCATGATTCTGCTGTTCGTGACTCTTATGCTGATTGAGCTCCGTATAAAAAAAGCAGCCTTCGGGGACAAAGTGAAGCAATGGGTCAAACCGACTCTTTCTGTGTATTTCGGATGGATAACCGTAGCCACAGTGGCCAATGTATCGGCCTGGCTGGTCAGCATAGGCTGGAACGGCGGCGGCATAGCCCCGGAAATCTGGATGATGATTCTTCTACCCGTCGTCGCGGTAATCGGCACTGCGGCTTTGATCCGCATAGTATGCCCTGCCTACGGTATGGTTCTGATCTGGTCCTATATCGGCATTCTGGTGAAGCATGCCGGCGGATCGGGTTATGGCGGGGAATACAGAGGTGTTATCATCATGGTGATTATCTCACTTCTAATGATCGTTGCGGGGATTGTCTATACGGCAGTAAGGATGGCGAAGAAATGA
- the rlmN gene encoding 23S rRNA (adenine(2503)-C(2))-methyltransferase RlmN — translation MNLLGYTYEDILALVKENKMGGREEAKKLFSDLYGEGRCEAGRKQASSSPMQPGPGNGFVCDLPPVSGSIEEGGTIKFLLKLEDGLETESIILPMGGRYNTLCISSQIGCRWSCAFCETGKMGLIRNLTKVEILAQLMTAELVYKKPIRNIVFMGMGEAFDNFDNVLGAIDIFTHPWAMNIPKKSICISTVGNVQGISRLTELARKERDKNYHKLHLAVSLNGADDAARSHLMPVNRRWPLAELKESLMETEQFGRKDLLYFEYIMIKGVTDGEENGRKLIDFAKGFPKITVNLIPFNPGRDSGFEKPTAEELERFHEQLLTAGIRVFTRNSQGERIMAACGQLGNRKSENTDKM, via the coding sequence ATGAATCTGCTCGGATACACCTATGAGGATATTCTCGCCCTGGTCAAGGAAAACAAAATGGGGGGACGGGAAGAAGCTAAAAAACTCTTTAGTGATTTGTATGGAGAAGGGAGATGTGAGGCTGGTCGGAAGCAAGCGTCCAGCTCGCCTATGCAGCCCGGGCCGGGTAACGGATTCGTCTGCGATCTGCCTCCTGTCAGCGGTTCGATCGAGGAAGGGGGGACTATCAAGTTTCTGTTGAAACTCGAAGACGGGCTTGAGACGGAATCAATCATCCTGCCTATGGGCGGCCGCTACAATACGCTCTGCATTTCCTCCCAGATCGGATGCCGATGGTCCTGCGCCTTCTGCGAGACGGGGAAAATGGGCCTTATCCGGAACCTGACCAAAGTGGAGATCCTCGCCCAGTTGATGACCGCCGAACTGGTTTATAAAAAACCAATCCGCAATATCGTTTTCATGGGCATGGGGGAGGCTTTTGACAATTTCGATAATGTTTTGGGGGCCATTGATATATTTACCCATCCCTGGGCCATGAACATTCCCAAAAAATCGATCTGCATTTCAACTGTCGGCAATGTGCAGGGAATCAGCCGGCTGACAGAGCTGGCCCGGAAAGAGAGAGACAAAAATTATCATAAGCTTCATCTGGCCGTGAGCCTCAACGGAGCAGATGATGCCGCAAGAAGTCATTTGATGCCCGTAAACCGCCGATGGCCTCTGGCCGAGCTGAAAGAGAGCCTGATGGAAACGGAGCAGTTCGGCAGGAAAGATCTGCTTTATTTTGAATATATCATGATCAAAGGGGTGACCGACGGCGAGGAAAACGGCCGGAAGCTCATCGATTTCGCCAAGGGGTTCCCGAAAATTACCGTCAATCTGATCCCCTTCAATCCCGGTAGAGATAGCGGGTTCGAGAAACCGACGGCTGAGGAGCTGGAGCGGTTTCACGAACAGCTGCTCACTGCGGGAATAAGAGTTTTTACCCGTAACAGCCAGGGCGAGCGCATCATGGCCGCTTGCGGCCAGCTGGGGAACCGCAAGTCAGAAAATACTGATAAAATGTGA
- a CDS encoding DinB family protein, which produces MTVEEKRIHVDNILEDLHLFDDLIGLPRDVLDFRPSPDRWTIHEHLIHCLDVDVANFTRYRVGIVHPGSDIIGMDDEWTSGLLYETISPEEAIETIKLIRKMTHRHLSAIVEEDWTQYSILYKKYGILNFETFIPVMHKHPKAHREFIDKLLEEFNSAA; this is translated from the coding sequence ATGACAGTAGAAGAAAAACGTATTCATGTTGACAACATCCTGGAGGATCTTCATCTTTTTGACGATCTTATAGGACTCCCCCGGGACGTTCTCGACTTCCGCCCCTCTCCCGACCGCTGGACAATCCATGAACATCTCATTCACTGTCTCGATGTCGACGTGGCCAATTTTACCCGTTACAGGGTGGGGATCGTCCATCCCGGTTCGGATATCATCGGTATGGATGATGAATGGACGTCGGGGCTGCTCTATGAGACCATCAGTCCGGAAGAGGCCATAGAGACTATTAAACTGATTCGGAAAATGACCCATCGCCATCTTTCCGCCATAGTGGAAGAGGATTGGACGCAATACAGCATTCTCTATAAAAAGTACGGGATCCTCAATTTCGAGACCTTTATCCCTGTTATGCACAAACATCCGAAGGCTCACAGGGAGTTTATCGACAAGCTTTTGGAGGAGTTCAATTCCGCTGCATAG
- a CDS encoding AMP-binding protein produces the protein MNMTFSQLVENHNVSDKAKAFGFLGKDFLTYGDVKSLIKSLKNELIYRGIEKGDRIALFSENQPHWGVVYLAVTSLGAVIVPILPEFASKAVVNILDHSGAKLLFASEKQRRKLEEAGLSLPVFKLEDLEPVDGNKADKTLYEKDFALEEDDLAAILYTSGTTGNSKGVMLSHRNILSNVEASYQIIAISEEDRFLSLLPLAHTYECTLGLLFPFTNGSSVTYIEGVPSPRILMDALARVKPTMILSVPLLIEKIYRSKVAGLFHSRKITSILYSLPPTRFLLNHIAGKKLLKAFGGELRFFGIGGAPLGPDVERFLKDSRFPYSIGYGLTETSPLLAGDNPSIQRFRSTGNPVFNGELRIGEPDRRTGVGEIQAKGPNIMLGYYKDEERTAEVFTEDGWFRTGDLGKMTQDGRLFIKGRKKNLILGSNGENIYPEEIESLINENEYVEESVITQKGKELVAFIYLNAEKLTADLKNMKLPTEKFEEYKASLLDRIRQEVNKHLNAGIRLSSLIEQKIPFEKTPSMKIKRYLYI, from the coding sequence ATGAATATGACATTTAGCCAATTAGTGGAAAACCATAATGTCTCCGATAAGGCAAAGGCTTTTGGTTTTCTGGGGAAGGATTTCCTGACCTACGGTGATGTGAAGTCACTGATAAAATCTTTAAAAAACGAATTGATTTATAGAGGAATAGAGAAGGGCGACCGCATCGCTCTGTTCAGTGAAAACCAGCCTCACTGGGGCGTGGTTTATCTGGCCGTGACATCTCTGGGGGCGGTTATCGTTCCCATTCTGCCGGAGTTCGCCTCGAAAGCTGTGGTAAACATTCTGGACCACAGCGGAGCGAAACTCCTTTTCGCTTCGGAAAAACAGCGAAGAAAACTGGAAGAGGCCGGTTTGTCCCTGCCGGTTTTCAAACTGGAGGATCTGGAGCCTGTGGATGGGAACAAAGCCGATAAAACCCTGTATGAGAAAGACTTTGCCCTTGAGGAAGACGATCTTGCCGCCATTCTCTATACATCGGGAACCACGGGCAATTCCAAAGGGGTTATGCTGAGTCACAGGAATATTCTTTCCAATGTGGAAGCATCCTATCAGATCATCGCCATTTCCGAAGAAGACCGCTTTCTCAGTCTTCTGCCCCTGGCCCATACCTACGAATGCACTCTGGGATTGCTGTTTCCCTTTACGAACGGTTCTTCGGTAACTTACATCGAAGGCGTTCCTTCGCCCCGTATTCTCATGGATGCGCTGGCCAGGGTTAAACCGACTATGATCCTTTCGGTTCCTCTGCTCATCGAGAAAATATACCGGTCCAAGGTTGCGGGACTCTTTCATTCCAGAAAGATCACATCAATACTCTATTCGCTGCCTCCGACGCGGTTTTTACTGAATCATATTGCCGGGAAAAAGCTGTTGAAAGCTTTCGGCGGGGAATTGCGCTTTTTCGGTATCGGTGGAGCGCCCCTGGGACCGGATGTGGAGCGTTTTCTCAAAGACAGCAGATTTCCCTATTCCATCGGCTACGGTCTGACGGAAACTTCGCCGCTTCTGGCGGGAGACAATCCTTCTATTCAGAGATTCCGGTCTACGGGAAATCCCGTTTTTAACGGAGAATTGAGAATAGGCGAACCGGATCGCAGGACGGGAGTCGGGGAAATACAGGCTAAAGGGCCCAATATCATGCTCGGCTACTACAAGGATGAAGAGCGGACAGCGGAAGTCTTTACAGAAGACGGCTGGTTCCGCACGGGAGATCTGGGAAAAATGACACAGGACGGCCGGCTTTTTATCAAAGGCCGGAAGAAAAACCTGATTCTCGGTTCCAATGGAGAGAATATCTATCCCGAAGAGATTGAATCTCTTATCAATGAGAACGAGTATGTGGAAGAATCGGTTATCACCCAGAAAGGGAAAGAGCTTGTGGCTTTTATCTATCTCAATGCGGAAAAGCTGACGGCGGACCTGAAGAATATGAAGCTTCCCACTGAGAAGTTCGAGGAATACAAAGCTTCCCTTCTCGACAGAATCCGCCAGGAGGTCAATAAGCATCTCAATGCGGGCATACGGCTCAGTTCTCTTATTGAGCAGAAGATTCCCTTCGAGAAAACTCCTTCGATGAAGATTAAAAGGTATTTATATATCTGA
- a CDS encoding PspC domain-containing protein produces the protein MKVYRSREGKIFGVCQGLADSTGYSAKYWRIAAVVAAFFTAGWAIAAYIIAAFVLPVRRPEGYDSKGFKENFEDLRDDAEAFVKREYSEFKEAGADASKTRKERKDAKAASAGDSKIDPEKA, from the coding sequence ATGAAAGTTTACAGATCAAGAGAAGGTAAAATATTCGGAGTTTGTCAGGGATTGGCCGATTCCACAGGCTATTCAGCTAAATACTGGAGAATCGCTGCAGTCGTAGCGGCATTCTTTACAGCCGGATGGGCTATCGCCGCTTATATCATCGCGGCATTTGTTCTTCCTGTCAGAAGACCGGAAGGGTATGATTCCAAAGGTTTCAAAGAGAATTTCGAAGATTTGAGGGATGACGCCGAAGCTTTTGTAAAAAGAGAGTACAGTGAGTTCAAGGAAGCCGGTGCCGATGCATCGAAGACCAGGAAGGAAAGGAAAGATGCCAAAGCGGCATCGGCAGGCGATTCAAAAATCGATCCTGAAAAAGCTTGA
- a CDS encoding substrate-binding periplasmic protein → MGILFGWSYRQDFEDARETGIFTVIEMRSDISNLDLLASGRIDYILILEEIGKAMMEKKEYSGKFRMIYPPLLQNETYLGFNKHTNRTDLLERLNLEIRELKQTEKYDELVNQILQDEINRD, encoded by the coding sequence GTGGGAATTCTCTTCGGCTGGAGTTATAGACAGGATTTTGAAGATGCCAGGGAAACGGGGATTTTCACAGTAATCGAAATGCGTAGCGACATATCGAACCTCGACCTCCTCGCCTCAGGCCGTATCGATTATATCTTAATACTTGAAGAAATCGGTAAGGCTATGATGGAAAAGAAAGAGTATTCCGGTAAATTCAGAATGATATATCCGCCTCTTTTGCAGAACGAAACCTACCTGGGGTTTAATAAACATACAAACAGAACAGATCTTCTTGAAAGACTTAATCTCGAAATCAGGGAGTTAAAACAAACAGAAAAATACGATGAGTTAGTCAATCAGATTCTCCAGGATGAAATTAACCGGGATTAA